One Blattabacterium cuenoti DNA window includes the following coding sequences:
- a CDS encoding zinc-binding metallopeptidase family protein has translation MLKNDSIEFLKNYLNSFSPTGDECIGQKIWMNYIKSYVEKVYIDLYGTAVGIINPNYSKKLIIEAHVDEISWYVNYIDDDGLIYVTRNGGMDHQITPSKKVLIHTKNGKTVCGVFGWPAIHTRKSYKEIFPQIKNIFIDVGASNKKEVQDLGIYVGCMISYPNQFFFMNKKFIVSKALDNKIGGFIIAEAIKMIIKNNIDLKYGLYIVNSVQEEIGLKGAKMISNNIKPDIAIITDVTHDTSTPMIEKKVMGDIKCGLGPVITYAPSIQKKIRDLLINTAINNKIKFQRLVSSYGTGTDTDAFAYSNQGVSCALVSIPLKYMHTSLEVVNKYDVEKSIILIFETLNNINNDYKKFFY, from the coding sequence ATGTTAAAAAATGATTCTATTGAATTTTTAAAAAACTATTTAAATAGTTTTTCTCCTACCGGAGATGAATGTATAGGACAAAAAATTTGGATGAACTATATAAAATCCTATGTAGAAAAAGTATATATAGATTTATATGGTACAGCTGTAGGAATTATTAATCCTAATTATTCAAAAAAATTGATAATTGAAGCTCATGTTGATGAAATATCATGGTATGTTAATTATATAGATGATGATGGATTAATATATGTAACCCGCAATGGAGGAATGGATCATCAAATTACTCCATCAAAAAAAGTTTTAATTCATACTAAAAATGGAAAAACAGTATGTGGGGTTTTCGGATGGCCTGCTATCCATACTAGAAAGTCTTATAAAGAAATATTCCCACAAATAAAAAATATATTTATAGATGTTGGTGCATCAAATAAAAAAGAAGTTCAAGATTTAGGAATCTATGTTGGTTGTATGATATCATATCCTAATCAATTTTTTTTTATGAATAAAAAATTTATTGTATCTAAAGCTTTAGATAATAAAATAGGTGGATTTATAATAGCAGAAGCTATAAAAATGATTATAAAAAATAATATTGATTTAAAATATGGATTATATATAGTAAATTCAGTACAAGAAGAAATAGGATTAAAAGGAGCAAAAATGATTTCTAATAATATAAAACCAGATATTGCTATTATAACAGATGTTACACATGATACTTCTACTCCTATGATAGAGAAAAAAGTAATGGGAGACATAAAATGTGGATTAGGACCAGTTATAACATATGCACCATCAATACAAAAAAAAATTAGAGATTTACTTATCAATACCGCTATAAATAATAAAATAAAATTTCAACGATTAGTATCTAGTTATGGAACAGGCACAGATACAGATGCTTTTGCATATTCTAATCAAGGAGTATCTTGTGCTTTAGTATCTATTCCATTAAAATATATGCATACTTCATTAGAAGTAGTTAATAAATACGATGTAGAAAAATCTATTATATTAATATTCGAAACATTAAATAATATTAACAACGATTATAAAAAATTTTTTTATTAA
- the dapF gene encoding diaminopimelate epimerase, translating into MKIDFFKFHGTGNDFIIINSFHGMKIHNDPKFIKKLCNRHIGIGSDGLILIKKDPKYNFYMKYYNANGIEGTMCGNGGRCAVYFSNMLGITNSNKIFFNTINGPHQGLIHKKNNISIDIVSIDKKSIKIYEKYTFLFTGSPHHIIFLNKKENINVYKEGKKIRYSNLYKNGVNVNFVKIYNNYLYVRTYERGVENETLSCGTGVVASVIAFVETKKINKKNNIKVITLGGILLVSFEKKDDKYENIYLTGPVKFVFKGSINY; encoded by the coding sequence ATGAAAATTGATTTTTTTAAATTTCATGGAACAGGAAATGATTTTATTATCATAAATTCTTTTCATGGAATGAAAATACATAATGATCCAAAATTTATAAAAAAATTATGTAATAGACATATTGGTATTGGATCTGATGGATTAATTTTAATAAAAAAAGATCCTAAATATAATTTTTATATGAAATATTATAATGCAAATGGAATAGAAGGTACTATGTGTGGAAATGGAGGTAGGTGTGCCGTATATTTTTCTAATATGTTAGGAATTACGAATTCTAATAAAATTTTTTTTAATACAATTAATGGACCTCATCAAGGATTAATACATAAAAAAAATAATATATCTATTGATATTGTTTCTATAGATAAAAAAAGTATAAAAATATATGAAAAATATACTTTTTTATTTACAGGATCTCCTCATCATATTATTTTTTTAAATAAAAAAGAAAATATTAATGTGTATAAAGAAGGTAAAAAAATTAGATATAGTAATTTATATAAAAATGGGGTTAATGTAAATTTCGTAAAAATATATAATAATTATTTATATGTAAGAACTTATGAAAGAGGAGTAGAAAATGAAACTTTATCTTGTGGAACTGGAGTAGTTGCATCAGTCATTGCATTTGTAGAAACAAAAAAAATAAATAAGAAAAATAATATAAAAGTTATTACTTTAGGTGGAATTTTATTAGTGTCTTTTGAAAAAAAAGATGATAAATACGAAAATATTTATTTAACCGGTCCTGTAAAATTTGTTTTTAAAGGATCAATTAATTATTAA
- a CDS encoding S1C family serine protease — protein sequence MKKIIFYIILTSFISSVISIAAYKKYLEKESFIFPYNTSSTIKNNRRSFSSLNNEYHNDFTKVVEKTVHSVVNVRNFSKNTNNYNFDPFEFFFGFPNNEFNRDNGNKFQEGGKAPIYHGSGVIISSDGYIVTNHHVIKNSYKIEVTLNDQRIYKARLVGTDPSTDVALLKIEEKNLPFVYFSDSNKVKVGEWVLAIGNPFDLNSTVTAGIISAKNRSLGILREENISAIESFFQTDAAVNPGNSGGALLNTNGELIGINTAISSSSGNFIGYSFAAPSNLVLKVVQDIKKYGEVKRAFLGIKGMDLSKIELLKFFNKRNNKNVQPQSGFLVGEVFYGGSAYEAGIKKGDIIKSINNSSIRNVSDLSFIIGIKRPGDYIKIIVLRDKTLKSFNVLLKSIYGTDDKTKENKSQTKSTSNLLNYTWKSLIEKYHKYFNIFIFIHYFFYNK from the coding sequence ATGAAGAAAATAATTTTTTATATTATATTAACTAGTTTTATTAGTTCAGTAATAAGTATTGCAGCATATAAAAAATATCTTGAAAAAGAATCTTTTATATTTCCATACAATACTTCTTCTACTATTAAAAATAATAGACGATCATTCTCATCATTGAATAATGAATATCATAATGATTTCACTAAAGTAGTAGAAAAAACTGTACATTCAGTTGTTAATGTAAGAAATTTTTCAAAAAATACAAATAATTATAATTTTGATCCATTTGAATTTTTTTTTGGATTTCCTAATAATGAATTTAATAGAGATAATGGTAATAAATTTCAAGAAGGTGGTAAAGCACCAATATATCATGGATCAGGCGTTATAATATCATCTGATGGATATATCGTAACTAATCATCATGTTATAAAAAATTCATATAAAATTGAAGTTACACTTAATGATCAAAGAATTTATAAAGCTAGATTAGTAGGAACTGATCCTAGTACTGATGTAGCTTTACTAAAAATAGAAGAAAAAAATTTACCATTCGTATATTTTTCTGATTCTAATAAAGTAAAAGTAGGAGAATGGGTTTTAGCAATAGGAAATCCATTTGATTTAAATTCAACAGTTACAGCTGGAATAATTAGTGCTAAAAATAGAAGTTTAGGAATATTAAGAGAAGAAAATATATCAGCAATTGAATCATTTTTTCAAACAGATGCAGCAGTAAATCCTGGAAATAGTGGGGGTGCTCTATTAAATACTAATGGTGAGTTAATTGGAATTAATACAGCTATTTCCTCTTCTTCAGGAAACTTTATAGGATATAGTTTTGCAGCACCTTCCAATTTAGTATTAAAAGTAGTTCAAGATATAAAAAAATATGGGGAAGTAAAAAGAGCATTTTTAGGTATTAAGGGAATGGATTTATCTAAAATAGAATTATTAAAATTTTTTAATAAAAGAAATAATAAAAATGTTCAACCACAATCAGGGTTTTTAGTCGGAGAAGTTTTTTATGGAGGTAGTGCTTATGAAGCAGGAATTAAAAAAGGAGATATTATAAAAAGTATAAATAATAGTAGTATTAGAAATGTTTCAGATCTTTCATTTATTATAGGTATTAAAAGACCTGGAGATTATATAAAAATTATTGTATTACGTGATAAAACTTTGAAAAGTTTCAATGTTTTATTAAAAAGTATTTATGGAACAGATGATAAAACAAAAGAAAATAAAAGTCAAACAAAATCTACATCAAATTTATTAAATTACACATGGAAATCATTAATTGAAAAATATCATAAATATTTTAATATATTTATTTTCATTCATTATTTCTTTTACAATAAATAA
- a CDS encoding LptF/LptG family permease: protein MKIIDCYLIKNFIKYFIFFTISMQIICVIIDIPQRIHRLDNNNSSIKNAIIDYYPFWSIWIINTFSSISLFLSIIFFTSKITKNSEITTLLANGISYGRIAITYLIFAFIIGLINLIINFYVLPTVNKKKNKFHSQYLVSSYKELYGNNEALTAKIDKNKYLFIKNFSRINNVGHKCVYEVFDNKNLIYLLKSKYIFWSKKNKYYIVYNYKEIFFNKNYDSSKSGLYKILKITSSPDELSPDDYVSENMSINELNKIIKINNTDKNIYLNEYHKRIALPFSALIFTILGLSISSNRKNDLGKNIIIGIIVIFLYIFLMEIINIFSSKNYIPPYFIWIPNFITSIYTIFIYCKRNNE from the coding sequence ATGAAAATAATAGATTGTTATTTGATTAAAAATTTTATAAAATATTTTATTTTTTTTACAATTTCAATGCAAATTATATGTGTAATTATAGATATTCCACAAAGGATACATAGATTAGACAATAATAATTCTTCTATAAAAAATGCAATAATTGATTATTATCCATTTTGGTCTATATGGATAATTAATACATTTTCTTCCATATCTCTTTTCTTATCTATAATATTTTTTACATCTAAAATTACAAAAAATTCAGAAATTACTACTTTATTAGCTAATGGAATTAGCTATGGAAGAATAGCTATTACTTATTTAATATTTGCTTTTATAATAGGATTAATTAATTTAATAATTAACTTTTATGTATTACCAACAGTTAATAAAAAAAAAAATAAATTTCATTCTCAATATTTAGTAAGTTCTTATAAAGAATTATATGGTAATAATGAAGCTTTAACAGCTAAAATAGATAAAAATAAATATTTATTTATAAAAAATTTTTCAAGAATTAATAATGTAGGACATAAATGTGTATATGAAGTGTTTGATAATAAAAATTTAATCTACTTACTAAAGTCTAAATATATTTTCTGGTCTAAAAAAAATAAATATTATATAGTATATAATTATAAGGAAATTTTTTTTAATAAAAACTATGACTCGTCTAAAAGTGGATTATATAAAATATTAAAAATCACATCAAGTCCTGATGAATTAAGTCCGGATGACTATGTTTCTGAGAATATGAGTATAAATGAATTAAACAAAATAATTAAAATAAATAATACAGATAAAAATATTTATTTAAATGAATATCATAAAAGAATTGCTTTACCTTTTTCTGCATTAATATTTACAATATTAGGTTTATCTATTTCTTCAAATAGAAAAAATGATTTAGGAAAAAATATAATTATTGGAATTATTGTAATATTTTTATATATATTTTTAATGGAAATTATAAATATATTTTCATCAAAAAATTATATACCCCCATATTTTATATGGATTCCAAATTTTATAACTTCCATATATACAATATTTATTTATTGTAAAAGAAATAATGAATGA
- the tgt gene encoding tRNA guanosine(34) transglycosylase Tgt, translated as MKFFLKKTDKSSKARAGLLKTDHGEIETPVFMPVATKGFVKSILNKELNKTSNIILGNAYHLYFNPGIKILYESGGLHSFMNWKKSILTDSGGYQVFSMKKINQITDEGVKFKSVIDGSTHFFSPEKSMEIQRFIGGDIIMSFDDCPTFPCDFNTAKISMERTFLWMNKCYFFLKKNPEFYNHKQSFFPVIQGSVYPELRENFINKIYNSEMEIEGYAIGGLSLGEKKEKTYKIINLLTNKLPYKKPRYLMGVGEPSDILEHISLGIDMFDCVIPTRNGRHGMLFTWNGIINIKNKKWKYDYSCIDKLGNSHVDKFYSKSYLRHLFISKDSIGKEIASIHNLFFYKNLLEKARFHIMNNNFSTWKNKMIPFLKNRLQ; from the coding sequence ATGAAATTTTTTTTAAAAAAAACAGATAAATCATCTAAAGCTAGAGCAGGTTTATTAAAAACAGATCATGGAGAAATAGAAACTCCTGTTTTTATGCCAGTAGCTACAAAAGGTTTTGTTAAATCTATTCTTAATAAAGAACTAAATAAAACATCTAATATTATTCTAGGAAATGCATATCATTTATATTTTAATCCAGGAATAAAAATTCTATATGAATCAGGAGGTCTTCATTCTTTTATGAATTGGAAAAAATCTATACTCACAGATAGTGGTGGTTATCAAGTTTTTTCTATGAAAAAAATTAATCAAATTACTGATGAAGGAGTAAAATTTAAATCTGTAATAGATGGTTCTACGCATTTTTTTTCTCCAGAAAAATCTATGGAAATTCAACGTTTTATAGGTGGAGATATTATTATGTCATTTGATGATTGTCCAACTTTTCCATGTGATTTTAACACTGCTAAAATTTCAATGGAAAGAACGTTTTTGTGGATGAATAAATGTTATTTTTTTTTAAAAAAAAATCCGGAATTTTATAATCATAAACAAAGTTTTTTTCCTGTTATACAAGGTAGTGTATATCCAGAATTAAGAGAAAATTTTATCAATAAAATTTATAATTCTGAAATGGAAATAGAGGGTTATGCAATAGGAGGATTGAGTTTGGGAGAAAAAAAAGAAAAAACATATAAAATAATAAATTTATTAACTAATAAATTACCATATAAAAAACCTAGATATTTAATGGGAGTAGGTGAACCATCTGATATACTAGAACATATATCTCTTGGAATAGATATGTTTGATTGTGTTATACCAACAAGAAACGGACGTCATGGAATGTTGTTTACTTGGAACGGAATTATCAATATTAAGAATAAAAAATGGAAATATGATTATTCTTGTATAGATAAACTTGGAAATTCTCATGTAGATAAATTTTATAGTAAATCTTACTTAAGACATTTATTTATATCTAAAGATAGTATAGGAAAAGAGATTGCTTCCATACACAATTTATTTTTTTATAAAAATTTATTAGAAAAAGCTAGATTTCATATTATGAATAATAATTTTTCTACTTGGAAAAATAAGATGATCCCATTTTTAAAAAATAGATTACAATGA
- the rsmH gene encoding 16S rRNA (cytosine(1402)-N(4))-methyltransferase RsmH produces the protein MTYKKQNHIPVLLKESIENLITDKNGVYVDATYGLGGHSFSILEKLGEKSILIAIDQDKESIKKNFIKDKRFYLFHNNFIYIKDILNFFSMKKVSGILVDLGLSSFQIENLSRGFSMKENCILDMRMNQESNNYNAQNIINEYSEKQLCQVLQTYGDFTNAKKIVKKILDKRENKKICTSYDLKNIFFIKGSLKKRNRFFSRLFQSIRIEVNNEIFMLKQLLYISSELISKGGRLVIISYHSVEDRIIKNFLKKGIFLKKNICYTPFKIINKKVIRPTIDELRNNYRSRSAKLRIAEKL, from the coding sequence ATGACTTATAAAAAACAAAATCATATACCAGTTTTATTAAAAGAAAGTATAGAAAATCTTATTACAGATAAAAATGGAGTTTATGTAGATGCGACTTATGGATTAGGAGGGCATTCATTTTCAATTTTAGAAAAATTAGGAGAAAAATCTATATTAATAGCAATTGATCAAGATAAGGAATCTATAAAAAAAAATTTTATAAAAGATAAACGTTTTTATTTATTTCATAATAATTTTATTTATATAAAAGATATTTTAAATTTTTTTTCTATGAAAAAAGTTTCAGGAATATTGGTAGATCTCGGATTATCTTCTTTTCAAATTGAAAATTTATCAAGAGGTTTTTCTATGAAAGAAAATTGTATATTAGATATGAGAATGAATCAAGAATCTAATAATTATAATGCTCAAAATATAATTAATGAATATTCAGAAAAACAATTGTGTCAAGTTTTACAAACGTATGGAGATTTTACAAATGCAAAAAAAATTGTAAAAAAAATATTAGATAAACGTGAAAATAAAAAAATTTGTACTAGTTATGATTTAAAAAATATTTTTTTTATAAAAGGATCTTTAAAAAAAAGAAATAGATTTTTTTCAAGATTATTTCAATCTATCCGAATAGAGGTTAATAACGAAATTTTTATGTTAAAACAATTATTATATATATCATCTGAATTAATTTCAAAAGGAGGTAGATTAGTTATAATTTCGTACCATTCTGTTGAAGATAGAATAATAAAAAATTTTTTAAAAAAAGGAATTTTTTTAAAAAAAAATATATGTTATACACCATTTAAAATAATAAATAAAAAAGTGATTAGGCCTACAATTGATGAATTAAGAAATAATTATAGATCAAGAAGTGCAAAATTAAGAATTGCAGAAAAATTATGA
- a CDS encoding FtsL-like putative cell division protein, whose amino-acid sequence MYFLKGTFLVEKNSYHTWIFILFIVIISFIIITSSHIMDYNIKIISKLYHEIKKLEYYEKMIFLN is encoded by the coding sequence ATGTATTTTTTAAAGGGTACGTTTTTAGTAGAAAAAAATTCATATCATACTTGGATTTTTATATTATTTATTGTTATTATATCTTTCATTATTATTACTAGTTCACACATAATGGATTATAATATAAAAATAATTTCAAAATTGTATCATGAAATTAAAAAATTAGAATATTATGAAAAAATGATTTTTTTAAATTAA